Proteins encoded together in one Bacteroidota bacterium window:
- a CDS encoding VOC family protein produces MENLINWVEIPAADFNRAVTFYRAILSIDITEADMHGTMMGFFPSDGLAVSGAIVQGPGYQPSATGTVVYLNGGADLQPILDRIVANGGTIRIPKTLISPEMGYFSQFIDTEGNLIAIHSIG; encoded by the coding sequence ATGGAAAATCTGATCAACTGGGTTGAGATACCGGCCGCCGATTTTAATCGCGCCGTCACATTTTACCGGGCCATTCTGAGCATTGATATAACCGAAGCCGATATGCATGGAACCATGATGGGATTCTTCCCATCCGATGGACTTGCCGTATCCGGAGCCATTGTTCAGGGTCCGGGTTATCAGCCATCGGCAACCGGAACGGTTGTTTACCTGAACGGAGGTGCCGATTTGCAGCCCATTCTGGACCGGATTGTTGCCAATGGCGGAACGATCCGGATTCCTAAAACCCTGATTTCCCCGGAGATGGGGTATTTTAGTCAGTTTATTGACACCGAAGGCAATCTGATTGCCATTCATTCGATTGGGTGA
- a CDS encoding nuclear transport factor 2 family protein — protein sequence MRTIFCITGLLFAGTLTAQVAQSADLFQILKARDSLLFTVGFNTCDIHQFEQVVHPDFEFYHDQAGITATKSAFIDGIRDGLCKLNYRPRRELVESSLVVYPLKKNGILYGAIQQGEHRFYAVRPDQPDRLTSVAQFIHVWLLTGGDWKLSRGFSYDHQETETDAGGQTELPDPGVRQQQKEQPF from the coding sequence ATGCGAACCATTTTCTGTATAACCGGCCTCCTGTTTGCAGGCACACTCACCGCACAGGTCGCCCAATCCGCCGACCTGTTTCAAATCCTGAAAGCCAGAGACAGTCTGTTGTTCACTGTTGGGTTTAATACCTGCGACATCCATCAGTTTGAACAAGTGGTACATCCGGATTTTGAATTTTATCATGATCAGGCCGGGATCACCGCCACGAAATCCGCTTTTATTGATGGCATCCGTGATGGGTTGTGCAAGCTCAATTACCGACCACGCCGGGAACTGGTGGAATCCAGTCTGGTTGTCTATCCTTTGAAAAAAAATGGCATCCTGTACGGAGCTATCCAGCAAGGGGAGCATCGGTTTTACGCCGTACGGCCCGATCAACCGGACCGCCTGACGAGTGTGGCTCAGTTTATCCATGTCTGGCTATTAACCGGCGGCGACTGGAAACTCAGCCGTGGGTTCAGTTATGATCATCAGGAAACTGAAACGGATGCTGGTGGTCAAACCGAGCTGCCGGATCCGGGAGTCCGACAGCAACAGAAAGAGCAGCCGTTTTGA
- a CDS encoding AraC family transcriptional regulator, translating into MKYQQFDPPEDLQPVVACFWTLEDEAGEPPGIQTIVPDGCMELIVHLGDLYRQYLDETTCIIQPRSFVFGQLTKPLRIEPTGRTHIFAVRFLPDGFLPFSSLPLLELENRAVPLDELFGPEGTHLDNQIRSAQSNVERQSLAVSFLRSRLSGSQSVDRLVKATIELMMAASGQLPISDLSEQSRINRRQLERRFATTIGLSPKQLSRLIRFHATLKLLLNNQAGPLTALAHEHNYYDQAHFIRDFKAFTGTTPGDFFKDHLVLSALFYGHQ; encoded by the coding sequence GTGAAATACCAGCAATTTGATCCACCGGAAGATCTGCAACCGGTTGTGGCCTGTTTCTGGACGCTGGAGGATGAAGCCGGTGAACCACCGGGCATTCAGACCATTGTTCCCGATGGGTGCATGGAGCTGATTGTTCATCTGGGCGACCTGTACCGGCAGTACCTGGATGAGACCACCTGTATTATCCAACCCAGATCCTTCGTTTTCGGTCAATTGACCAAACCACTCCGGATTGAACCGACGGGGCGGACCCACATTTTTGCGGTACGGTTTCTGCCTGACGGGTTTCTTCCCTTTTCTTCCCTTCCTCTTTTGGAGCTTGAGAACAGAGCCGTTCCGCTGGACGAATTGTTCGGGCCCGAGGGAACCCACCTGGACAATCAGATCCGATCTGCTCAATCCAATGTGGAACGGCAATCACTGGCTGTTTCCTTTCTGAGGTCGCGGCTATCCGGAAGCCAATCCGTTGACCGTCTGGTCAAAGCCACCATTGAACTCATGATGGCAGCCAGCGGACAATTGCCCATCAGCGATCTGTCGGAACAATCCAGAATCAACCGACGGCAACTGGAGCGGCGGTTTGCGACCACAATCGGACTGAGTCCGAAGCAACTATCGAGACTGATCCGGTTTCACGCGACACTCAAGTTGCTGCTTAACAATCAGGCGGGCCCCCTCACAGCCCTGGCCCATGAGCACAACTATTATGATCAGGCCCATTTCATCCGTGATTTTAAAGCGTTCACCGGCACCACACCGGGTGACTTTTTCAAGGATCATCTGGTTCTGTCGGCTCTCTTCTACGGTCATCAATAA